A single genomic interval of Pomacea canaliculata isolate SZHN2017 linkage group LG5, ASM307304v1, whole genome shotgun sequence harbors:
- the LOC112564159 gene encoding LOW QUALITY PROTEIN: disintegrin and metalloproteinase domain-containing protein unc-71-like (The sequence of the model RefSeq protein was modified relative to this genomic sequence to represent the inferred CDS: inserted 1 base in 1 codon), translating into MFSVLGTMCWYGWLMYFVLLLFDRQEAKRPARDVDELMSQYDYNRLLRENIPRPHFFVFPTQVRNKSLFPISTKEHHLRHHGTHEHMKHVMIQLQLDDQKVKIKLDRNDDLLSSGILVKHYTETNHQIITKTVEHCYYHGTVKKDGWSSVAVSTCHGIRGVVQMHNETYIIQPLIGGDEGMEHPHVVYQGTVSTEEKCGNTAGLWLPFHELHKGEFIKRLKFLKAQRHDLGIDPDMPKVLRIGLVLDKFMYMGLNFSQQLVTRYALEIVNIVDLYYRSMGFHIALSYLEYWDVADRFIVSTQQRELLEKFQNYKTSSMPAETFDVAFFLTGKHLDGGSIGIAIPDSVCSDRAVGILKSGKPFEPQQTAATLAHMIGHTLGIDHDEDADWRKLYHQGGCDCSDSYGCIMSVDVLKHMGLHSRMFSTCSKSDLDVTISMGITSCLQGAPPVASQFTQTCGNSIVERGEECDCGTVKDCEVKDPCCDPHTCLLKYWAQCRSGPCCANCTVLDSSHMCRERQSECDIPEFCEGESGSCPFNTYIEDGHPCADGKGYCIGGICPTLDQQCSDIWGPDAEGASQQCYQRFNPTGNFNGHCGKNRSTGNYAKCNQEDILCGLLHCAEGVGQPLYGTDKGFSKTTVNANGVEYECKTVHGPAMMDMPHMGLVQDGTRCGHNLICSKNRCVPLPFNPVLNCPSSNTTVICSGHGVCTPADQCFCDDGWTGQDCSTELNITTAVPAPSGPDTPFTSSTEPTLLVKVVPPELDELISRQTSPGNIDVAAAPVTAESPGLSTTWLIIILASVIGAVVLVLGITLICYRRQSPSKLGFSSSQKDNSKNKQKKHKQSGKKKKWLSSEDESELGELPPPPVIISDPNSLMPEKGILKNSCPKLIGSSQRGSDSGGSQGARGSESGTSYVDQDSVGPYLYDEDEDLEAEEIREIFHDLAVGNSLDNLDNMPESASFDFVIPPPPPPQFHLQSIFPSPPAPRQRVKLEPQSTQTSQSDFDTAPLMWRSAIPPQTLSPPQSRIVRLRNFGDLMARFDKSTIDLSPSPDEPPVQLSPSTCTSEDVRSSETEPDRMYCRTSHSDHSPTSIASSSTQHTHNTNNRPSFGNLSQYLLKRSNLSATSGDGFEDGEVDESVXRCSHPSCSMPPPMNPIDVRNIFNLGHAATAANTAANHGNILSSAPSRESNDTPVGSQGMDFASYTGNDNLKNAGAIYDKSSGYGSEHDAGERFSIDENSQHSRSQSTSPPSYSAVIRTGPNQIQLVPASQLLGGCSNSGSQEELQRLLEGLPRINAGSFERSPLLSATPSTPNTGPIPAPSSKLLARDHSDDVSNTPCIDRSLEEIPQVFREQEDKKTWNPNRRSYGRKTKRPVSLTANHKGSSVDSENSIVQELKGKKLSPVGKRQELC; encoded by the exons ATGTTTTCAGTTCTTGGGACCATGTGCTGGTACGGATGGCTCATGTACTTCGTCTTACTGCTGTTTGATCGACAAGAAGCCAAGAGGCCTG CCCGGGATGTTGATGAGCTCATGAGTCAGTATGACTACAACCGCCTGCTTCGAGAAAACATTCCCAGGCCTCATTTCTTCGTCTTTCCAACACAAGTTCGCAACAAAAGCCTCTTCCCCATCTCCACTAAAGAGCACCACTTGAGACATCAT GGAACCCATGAACACATGAAACATGTCATGATACAGCTCCAGCTGGATGATCAGAAGGTCAAAATCAAACTTGACCGAAATGA tgaTCTGCTGTCATCTGGGATTTTGGTCAAACACTACACAGAAACTAATCATCAGATTATTACCAAG ACAGTGGAGCACTGTTATTATCATGGGACAGTGAAAAAAGATGGCTGGTCAAGTGTGGCAGTTAGCACATGCCATGGAATCAG AGGTGTCGTCCAAATGCACAACGAGACCTACATCATTCAGCCCTTGATAGGAGGAGATGAAGGC ATGGAACACCCTCATGTGGTCTATCAAGGCACAGTCTCCACTGAAGAAAAATGTG GCAACACAGCAGGACTATGGCTTCCATTTCATGAGCTGCATAAAGGGGAATTCATCAAGCGCCTTAAATTCTTAAAAGCTCAGCGG CATGATCTTGGTATTGATCCAGATATGCCGAAGGTTTTGCGAATAGGTCTAGTATTGGACAAATTTATG TACATGGGACTCAATTTTAGTCAGCAGCTAGTTACTCGGTATGCCTTGGAGATAGTCAACATAGTAGACTTG TATTATCGTAGTATGGGCTTCCATATTGCTCTGTCATATTTGGAGTATTGGGATGTGGCAGACAGATTCATTGTAAGCACACAACAACGTGAGCTTTTGGAAAAATTTCAGAACTACAAGACCTCTTCAATGCCAGCTGAAACTTTTGATGTTGCCTTCTTTCTGAC gGGCAAACATTTGGACGGTGGAAGTATTGGCATTGCCATACCTGACTCTGTATGTTCAGACAGAGCTGTGGGAATATTAAAg AGCGGAAAGCCATTTGAACCACAGCAAACAGCAGCAACTCTTGCTCATATGATTGGCCATACTCTGGGGATTGATCATGATGAAGATG CTGATTGGCGGAAACTATATCACCAAG gtggCTGTGATTGTTCTGACTCGTATGGATGCATCAtgtctgttgatgtttt GAAACACATGGGTCTTCATTCCCGCATGTTTTCAACATGCAGCAAGTCTGATTTAGATGTTACCATCAGCATGGGTATAACATCCTGTCTCCAGGGAGCTCCACCAGTAGCT TCTCAGTTTACACAGACCTGTGGCAATAGCATTGTAGAAAGAGGAGAGGAGTGTGACTGTGGCACAGTTAAG GATTGTGAGGTCAAGGATCCATGCTGTGATCCACACACCTGCCTCCTGAAGTACTGGGCTCAGTGTCGCTCAGGACCATGTTGTGCTAACTGTACC GTGTTAGATTCAAGCCATATGTGTCGGGAACGTCAGTCAGAATGCGACATCCCAGAGTTCTGTGAAGGAGAAAGTGGCAGT TGCCCGTTTAACACCTACATTGAAGATGGTCACCCATGTGCTGATGGTAAAGGTTACTGCATTGGTGGCATTTGCCCCACTCTGGATCAGCAGTGTTCTGACATTTGGGGACCAG ATGCTGAAGGGGCTAGTCAGCAGTGTTACCAACGCTTCAATCCCACAGGCAACTTCAATGGACACTGTGGTAAAAATCGAAGCACTGGCAATTATGCCAAGTGTAATCAAGA AGATATTTTGTGTGGCCTGCTGCACTGTGCTGAGGGAGTAGGGCAACCATTATATGGAACAGACAAAGGGTTTTCAAAAACAACAGTCAATGCTAATGGAGTGGAGTATGAATGCAA gacagtCCATGGTCCAGCTATGATGGATATGCCTCATATGGGCCTTGTGCAGGATGGCACACGGTGTGGGCACAATCTTATTTGCAGCAAGAATCGATGTGTGCCACTGCCTTTCAATCCAGTCTTAAACTGCCCTTCCAGTAATACAACAGTTATTTGTTCTGGCCATGGG gTATGCACTCCAGCAGATCAGTGCTTTTGTGATGACGGATGGACAGGCCAAGATTGCAGCACAGAACTAAATATCACCACTGCTGTGCCAGCACCGTCTGGTCCAGACACCCCTTTTACCTCTTCCACAGAACCAACCCTTCTTGTGAAAGTTGTGCCCCCTGAATTAGATGAACTGATCTCCAGACAGACATCGCCAGGAAATATTGATGTGGCAGCAGCTCCAGTGACAG cAGAGTCACCAGGACTGAGCACAACATGGCTAATCATTATTTTAGCCTCGGTGATTGGTGCTGTAGTGCTGGTATTGGGCATTACTCTTATCTGCTACCGCCGCCAGTCACCATCCAAACTTGGCTTCAGCAGCAGTCAGAaggacaacagcaaaaacaagcagaaaaagcaCAAACA atcaggaaagaagaaaaagtggcTGTCAAGTGAGGATGAAAGTGAATTAGGAGAGTTGCCACCCCCACCTGTAATAATCTCTGACCCCAACAGCCTGATGCCAGAGAAGGGCATCCTAAAAAATTCCTGCCCAAAGCTTATTGGCAGCAGTCAAAGGGGAAGCGACTCTGGTGGCTCTCAGGGTGCCAGAGGCAGTGAGTCTGGAACATCTTATGTTGATCAGGACTCTGTAGGACCCTATCtttatgatgaagatgaagatttgGAGGCTGAAGAGATCCGCGAGATCTTTCATGACCTGGCTGTTGGCAACTCATTGGATAACCTGGACAATATGCCAGAATCTGCCAGCTTTGATTTTGTGATTCCTCCACCACCCCCTCCACAGTTTCATCTCCAAAGCATTTTCCCATCACCTCCTGCACCTCGTCAGAGGGTGAAGCTAGAGCCACAATCCACACAGACCTCTCAGTCTGACTTTGATACTGCTCCACTGATGTGGCGGTCAGCCATCCCTCCCCAAACTTTGTCACCCCCACAATCTCGCATTGTTCGTCTGCGTAATTTTGGTGATTTGATGGCCAGGTTTGATAAAAGCACCATTGATCTATCCCCTTCGCCCGATGAGCCTCCAGTGCAATTGTCTCCATCAACATGTACTTCGGAAGATGTGAGGAGCAGCGAAACAGAGCCAGACAGAATGTACTGCAGGACGTCTCATTCTGACCACAGTCCCACTTCCATTGCTAGCAGCTCCACACAACATACCCACAACACCAACAATCGGCCCAGTTTTGGCAACCTGAGCCAGTACCTATTAAAGCGCAGCAACCTGAGTGCAACTTCTGGAGATGGGTTTGAGGATGGTGAAGTGGACGAAAGTG GAAGATGTTCCCACCCATCCTGTTCCATGCCACCTCCAATGAATCCTATAGACgtaagaaacattttcaacttGGGACATGCAGCTACGGCAGCAAACACTGCTGCTAATCATGGCAACATCTTGAGTTCAGCACCAAGTCGAGAAAGCAATGACACGCCAGTTGGTAGCCAGGGAATGGATTTTGCTTCCTACACTGGAAATGACAATTTGAAGAATGCAGGGGCTATCTATGACAAGAGCTCAGGTTATGGCAGTGAACATGATGCGGGTGAACGGTTTAGCATTGATGAAAATTCCCAGCACTCTCGTTCTCAGTCTACCTCACCACCTTCCTACAGTGCAGTCATCCGCACAGGCCCAAACCAGATACAGCTGGTTCCAGCTAGTCAGCTTCTTGGTGGCTGCAGCAACAGTGGTAGCCAGGAAGAACTTCAGCGACTGCTGGAAGGCTTACCACGTATCAACGCAGGATCTTTTGAACGCAGCCCTCTGCTGTCGGCTACACCCAGCACCCCCAATACTGGACCAATCCCAGCCCCATCTTCAAAACTTCTGGCAAGGGACCATTCTGATGACGTTTCTAACACGCCATGCATAGATCGTAGCCTAGAAGAAATCCCACAGGTCTTTAGGGAACAAGAAGATAAGAAGACATGGAATCCCAATCGCCGATCATATGGCAGAAAAACCAAGCGTCCCGTCAGCTTGACTGCTAACCATAAAGGTAGTTCAGTGGATTCAGAGAACAGCATTGTGCAGGAgctgaaaggaaagaaactcTCTCCGGTAGGAAAGAGACAAGAGTTATGTTGA
- the LOC112563647 gene encoding rho-related BTB domain-containing protein 2-like, with product MVHQPSPSDEVVKVVVVGDPGVGKTCLICSWACDAHYELRNLVKTHVATVWAIDHYQRDIDVMEKSWCEVDGIQVSLRLWDTFGYHDKDRAFAYKGADVVLLCFSTVCPGSLRNVKAVWFPEIQRSCPSTPIILVGTQADLRYLYNDLAYLSLQKGMMYRRIFDKDIVTPAMGRETARDINSPFYETSVLTKFGVDDVFINCARAALVERRKLRFWSTQLRRVQRPLPPKPMPLPLPTMPQIVVPNHQATCNLEPLLYEQYECDVALRAQETCFEAHRVVLAVSSKIFKELFSCRDLLNLTARYRSSSQLDGLQEIALTNIAATSSSDSLPKSRGDFSISPEAPVSPRALSSSDGESPSPTPVENTNTRQYPLLVSYSHPAFASVEVKFHSDPFNPAQSSLMTFVTLHPDITSRAFHWVLEFLYTGHICEVTDQGSVCELQRAAELLGLSSLLKGLDNRKLPDGEFLNAQLQKQIQKAKYHRLRNLSLNTDGFLTDVIFQVDDGQVSAHRVLLMAGCEMMHAMFSNHFLEYSVDVIPFYGINCNTFRTLMEYIYTGETTSIGSADGLSLIVIANQLCLPHLVCKTEAFVASELQRMADPIEETIMLIEHQSYIMRDSLLSGVKSFLVFAIKKLSSSITNSFEIFPKTFRRTLKGSDGLLCGTCKRWSIMISRQVITLGIRNRKNARTTAVVAFASVDVLTISWITLHENKGYFSYKLPFKYYMSFMNIHAIIKAITDMNEMCMCIHAHTSPLLFFIIVIFYIIT from the exons GTGATGGAGAAGTCTTGGTGCGAGGTAGATGGCATCCAGGTCTCCCTTCGCCTGTGGGACACATTTGGTTACCATGACAAGGACCGTGCTTTCGCCTATAAAGG CGCCGATGTTGTACTGCTGTGCTTTAGTACAGTGTGCCCAGGTTCCCTACGTAATGTCAAGGCCGTCTGGTTCCCAGAAATCCAACGCTCCTGTCCCAGCACTCCAATCATCCTCGTAGGAACTCAAGCAGATCTTCGCTACCTGTACAACGACCTGGCTTACCTCAGTCTGCAAAAGGGTATGATGTACAG GCGCATCTTTGACAAAGACATCGTGACACCAGCCATGGGTCGTGAGACTGCCCGAGACATCAACTCGCCCTTCTACGAGACCAGTGTCTTGACCAAGTTCGGCGTGGACGACGTCTTCATCAACTGCGCACGCGCGGCGCTGGTCGAGCGCCGGAAGCTGAGGTTCTGGAGCACGCAGCTGCGTAGAGTGCAGCGCCCTCTCCCTCCAAAACCGATGCCGTTGCCCCTGCCAACCATGCCGCAGATCGTCGTGCCCAACCACCAGGCAACCTGTAACCTTGAGCCTCTGTTGTACGAACAGTATGAGTGCGATGTGGCGCTTCGTGCCCAAGAGACCTGTTTCGAAGCACATCGAGTCGTTTTAGCCGTCTCCAGCAAGATATTCAAGGAGCTTTTTTCCTGCAGAGACCTTTTAAACCTGACTGCTCGATATCGCTCCTCAAGCCAGTTGGATGGTCTGCAAGAAATAGCTTTAACGAACATTGCTGCGACGAGTAGCAGTGATAGTCTTCCAAAAAGTCGAGGAGATTTTTCAATTAGTCCTGAAGCACCTGTAAGTCCTAGGGCGTTGTCTTCGTCCGATGGAGAATCACCCTCCCCCACGCCGGTTGAAAACACCAACACCAGGCAATATCCATTACTAGTGTCGTACAGCCACCCGGCTTTTGCGTCGGTAGAGGTGAAGTTTCACAGCGACCCCTTCAACCCTGCTCAGTCGAGCCTGATGACCTTCGTCACACTTCACCCCGACATCACTTCTCGCGCTTTCCACTGGGTCTTGGAGTTTCTTTACACTGGTCACATCTGTGAG GTCACAGACCAGGGGTCAGTCTGCGAGTTGCAGCGAGCTGCAGAGCTTCTGGGCCTTAGTAGTTTGCTGAAGGGACTGGACAACCGCAAGCTGCCCGATGGAGAGTTTCTCAACGCCCAGCTGCAGAAACAGATTCAGAAAGCCAAATATCACAGACTTCGGAACCTCTCTCTGAATACTGATGGCTTCCTGACAG ATGTGATTTTCCAAGTTGATGATGGGCAGGTTTCTGCACACAGAGTGCTGCTGATGGCGGGCTGTGAAATGATGCATGCCATGTTTTCAAACCATTTTCTGGAATATTCTGTTGATGTG ATTCCATTCTATGGCATTAATTGCAACACTTTTCGAACTCTCATGGAATACATCTACACAGGAGAGACTACCAGCATTGGGTCAGCAGATGGCTTGTCCCTGATTGTGATAGCTAATCAGCTGTGTCTACCTCATCTTGTCTGTAAAACAGAGGCTTTTGTTGCCTCAGAACTCCAGCGCATGGCTGATCCCATAGAGGAAACAATAATGTTAATAGAACATCAAAG TTACATAATGCGAGACAGCTTGCTCAGTGGTGTGAAAAGTTTCTTAGTGTTCGCTATCAAGAAGTTGTCCAGCAGCATTACAAACTCTTTCGAAATCTTCCCAAAGACATTCAGGAGAACATTGAAAGGCAGCGATGGCCTCCTGTGTG GTACCTGCAAGAGATGGAGTATTATGATCAGCAGACAGGTGATTACCTTAGgaatcagaaacagaaagaacgCGAGGACAACAGCCGTGGTTGCTTTTGCTTCAGTCGACGTCCTCACCATCAGCTGGATCACCCTGCATGAGAACAAAGGCTACTTTTCATACAAGCTTCCATTCAAATATTATATGTCAttcatgaatattcatgcaATAATTAAGGCAATAACAGACATGAAtgaaatgtgtatgtgcatacacgcacatacatcACCACTTCTGTTTTTCATCATTGTAATCTTTTATATAATCacataa